The Desulfovibrio piger DNA segment TGCAGGCCCGCTGCACCTGGCCGCCGCTGAGTTCATGCGGCAGACGGCCGGACAATGAAGGCGAAAGCCCTACGCGCTCCAGCAGCCTGTCCACTTCCCGACGCCGCTCCCGGCGGGAAAGGCGGCAGCCCGGCCCCAGGCCCTCGTCCACGGCCTCCGCCAGCGTAAAGCCCGGATCGACCGAGGTCACATAGTCCTGAAAGACCACGGAGAGCCTCCCGCCCCGGGCCCGCCATTGCCGCAAGGGCTGACCTTCCAGCAGCACGATACCACGGTCGGGCCGCTCCAGCCCCAGCAGCAGACGCGCCAGCGTACTCTTGCCGCTGCCGCTCTCGCCCACCAGGCCCGCCATCTTGCCCCGCTCCAGACAGAAATCCAGCCCCCGCAGCACGGGCCGGGAGCCCCCTCCATGGGGGACGGCGTAGGTCTTCCAGATATCTCGGACGGAGAGGAAGATATCGCTGCCGCTCATCACCTGTCTCCCAGAGCCTGCCGGAAGCCCCGCCATAGGGCCAGCCGGGTACGGACCAGATGCCGGGTGCAGGCATGGCCCGGCGCATCGAAAAGCTGTGCCGCCTGCCCGTACTCGACGCAGCGCCCCGCCTGCATGACCAGCACCTCGTCTGCCAGCTGCTGTACGGCGCCAAGATCGTGCGAGACGAAGATCAGGGATGCCTCACGGGCCATGTCGGCCAGACAGCGCAGCACCTGCTGCTGATGGCAGGCATCCAGAGCGGTGGTAGGCTCATCGGCCACCACCAGCGCGGGCCGCAGGGCCAGCGTCAGGGCGATCATGCAGCGTTGCAGCATGCCGCCGGACAACTGGTGCGGGTAGCTGCCCAGGACGGTCTCCGGCAGGTCCACCCGCTGCAGGGCCTCGCAAACAGCCTCCCGGGCCCGGGCAGCGGACATCCGCCCCCTGTCCCGCAAGGCCCCCTCCAGCTGCTTTCCCAAAGGCCTGAGAGGATCGAAGGCCGTCATGGCCTGCTGCAGGATGACGGCCATGCCCGTGCCGCGCAGCTCCCGCCAGCCTGCGGGATCGAGACGGCCCAAATCGCGGCCGTCGAAATGCAATTGCCCGCTCCGGACCAGCCCGGACGGCAGCAGGCCCAGCAGGGCCCGGCAGAGCAGGCTCTTGCCGCTGCCGCTCTCGCCCACGATGCCCAGACAGTGCCCGCGTTGCAGCGAAAAACTCACGTCCTGCACCAGCGGCCTGCCGGACAGGCCCTCCGTGACGGAGACATGCCGTAGTTCCAGCAGCGGCACGGGATGTCCATGATTCACAGCACAGGCTCCTTGTGCATGGCGTGCCTGGGGTCCAGGGCATCACGCAGGCTGTCGCCCAGATAGTTGCAGGCCGCCACCACCAGCAGGATGGCCAGCCCGGGCGGCAGCATCTGCCAGGGGTACAGGACCATCACCTCGCGCGCCTCGCCCAGCATCATGCCCCATTCCGGTGTGGGCGGCTGCACGCCGAGCCCCAGAAAGGACAGGGCCGAGACCATCAGTATCACCGCGCCGGTATCCAGCGTGGCCAGGACGCTGATCTCCCCGGCAGCGCAGGGCAGCAGATGACGCCTCATGATGTGGCCCGTGCCGTAGCCCGCCACACGCGCAAAACGCACGAAGTCCCTGTCCGCATAACGGAGGGTGATGGTCCGCATCATGCGCGCGTACCACGGCCACTTGGCCACCACGCAGGCCAGCACCACGTTCTCCAGCCCCGGCCCCAGCATGCCCACGATGGCCAGCACCATGACCTCGCCGGGGAAGGAAAGCATCACGTCGCACAGCCGCATGAGGCAGGACTCCACCCGCCCGCGCACAAGGCCCGCCAGCATGCCCAGCAGGGCCCCCAGCGAGACCGTGGCCCCCATGGCCAGCAGCGAGACGCCCAGCGTGGCCCGGGCCCCGTAGAGCAGGCGGGAAAAGATGTCGCGCCCCAGCCTGTCCGTGCCCAGCCAGTGTTCGGGCCCGCAGGGGGCCAGCTTGCGGCTGCCGTCCACGGCCAGCGGATCCCAGGGCGTCAGCCACGGGGCCAGCAGGGCCGCCAGCAGCACGATGCCCAGGAACAGCAGGCAGGCCAGGCCAGCCCTGTCATGCAGCAATGCCCGTACGCACCTCATCGCAGCCCCCGTTCACGCAGACGCGGGTCCAGCAGGCCCGCACAAATGTCCATGCACAGGTTGCCGGCCACGAACAGCACGGCCATCAGCAGGACATAGGCCTGGATGACGGGAAGATCCCGGTTGAAGATGGCCGTGACGCACAGGCGTCCCAGACCGGGCCAGGCAAAAATGCACTCCACCACAAAGCTGCCTGCCACCAGCTTGGGCAGGCTCATGCCCAGGGCCGTGAGGCTGGCCTGCAGGGAATTACGGAGCACCATGTGCAGGATGGCCCCCCGGCTGCGGCCGCAGGCCCGGGCGTAGAGGACGAAGTCTTCCTGCGCGGTCTGCACCATGCTGTTGCGCAACAGCCGGGCATAGGCGGCCAGATAGGGCAAGGCCAGCGTCACGGCCGGGAGCACCAGCGAGGACGGCCCCTCAAGGCCGCCGGTGGGCAGCCAGTCCAGATGGACGGAGAACAGCCAGATCAGCAGCAGCCCCGCCCAGAAGGCCGGTACGGAGGTACCCAGGAAAAGCAGGGCCCGCAACAGACGGTCCACCACCCTGCCCTCATGGCGGACACAGACCAGGGCCACGGCCAGGCTGCACACCAGCATGATGGCCGCGGCCGTCCCCGCCAGCATCAGGGTGGGCGGCAGGGCCCGGGCCAGCTCCCCGGCCACGGGCCGCCCGTTCACATAGCTCATGCCCAGGTCGCCCCGAAGCACATCCGCGAGCCAGCGCAGGTAACGCTCCGGAAAGGGCCTGTCCAGCCCGAGCTGCGTGCGCACCTCGGCCAGCAGTTCCGGCGTGGGGGTCATGTCATTGACCCGGATGACCACTTCCGCCGGGTCCCCGGGGCTGAGCTGGATGAGGACGAACGACAGGAACGATATCCCCAGCAAGAGCGGCACGAGCCCCAGCAGGCGACGCAACAGGCAATGCTTCATGTCCATCCTTCATCTCCGTCCCGGTGCCTCCAGGCCATGCCTGCCGGACACCGGGACGCGGTGCATCAAAAATACATCTTCTCGAAGGGGATCTCGTACTGCGACACGCCGAACGAAACGCCCTTGAGCTCCCGCATGTGGACGGCCTTGGTGCGGGAATAGGTCAGCGGGATGTAGACGCCCTCATCATGTACATAACCGAGGATCTCCGCATACAGGGCCTTGCGGCGCTCCTCGTCCGTCTCGGTCATCAAACGGGTGATGGCCGCGTCCAGCCATTCCTTGCGCTCCAGACCCAGCTGGGCCTGATAGTCCCCGTGCGCCGGGATGCGCCACGAGGAAATATAGGACTGCGGGTCGTAAGGCGTGCCCCAGGACAGGGAATACTGCAATTCAAAGTCGCCGCTCTTCTGGCGATCCAGAAAGGCCTGCTTCTCCTCGCCCACGATCTTCATCTCCACCCCGATCTTTTTCAGGTCCGCCTGCATGTACTCGCCGATGCTGCGCTCCTGCGCATTCTGCGAATTGTAGTACAGGCGCACGCTGGCCCTCCGTCCGTCCTTGTAGCGCCAGCCGTCGGCCGCCATGAGCCAGCCCGCCCCGTCCAGCAGACGCGCAGCCTTTTCCGGGTCATGGCCGCGCGCCTCCAGCGGCAGGTCGCAATAGGCCACCGTGGAGGCCAGCAGGCTGGGGGCCACGGTCTCGGAACCGTTGAGGATGGTGGCGGCGATGCCTTCCCTGTCCACCGCATACTGCAGGGCCAGGCGAACGTCCCGCTCCCGGGTGAACGGCTGGTGGGCGTTGAGCAGTATGGCCCGCGAGGCGATGGGCTGGCTGATGGCCGCCGCATAGCGTCCCTCACGGCGGATGGCGTCGAAATTGTCCAGGTTGAGCATGTCGCCATCGGCCCCGAACACCAGATCCACGTCCCCCTTGTGCAGGGCCAGCAGGATGGCCTGGTGGTCGGGCATCACCTTCCAGCGCACGGCCTGCAAACGGGGCTTCTCTCCCCAGTAAGAGGGATTGGCCGTGAACAGGGCGTACTGGTTCTCCTTGTGTTCCTTCAGTATCCACGGGCCCGTGCCCACGAGGCCGCGCACGCCGTTGCGCGTCTGGCCGTCGATGAAGCAGGACGGCGAGATGAAACGGAAAGGCCGCAACAGCCCCAGCTCGATGAGAGTGGGATAATAGGGGTGCTTGAGTACCAGACGCCAGGTATGGCTGTCCACGACTTCGTGGCGTTCGATCTCGTTGATCATGTCCAGCCAGGCGTGGCGCAGGCGATTGGCGATGATGGCATCCATGTTCAGGCGGACGGCCTCGGCATCGAAGGGCGTCCCGTCGCTGAAGGTCACACCACGGCGCAGATGGAAGGTATAGACGCGGCCGTCGGGCGAGATCTCCCAGCTTTCGGCCAGCCAGGGCCGGACACCTTCCGCCGTGTTGATGACCAGGGGCTCGAAGACCATGCCCTGGGCTGCCATCTCGCCGCCGTACAGGTGCGGATTGATGTCCCGGATGTCCTTGGTGCTGGCATAGACCAGCTCCTCGCGCGGCGCACCGGCCTGTCCCTTCTCCTCTTCCCGGCAGCCGGCCAGCAGGCTCAGGCCGCAGAGCAGCAGCCAGCATACCAGCAGTTTGCCCATCCTCATTTTTTCCACAGGAACCTCCCCATAATAGTGGCATGTTTTTAGAAAGCGTGCTACCAGAAAATCGTAGCACGCTTTCTAAAAACATGCCACACATTTCAGAGGAGGACAGATGAAGAAAAACAAGCCGTATGGCGCAGCCGCCGTCTTGCTGGCCGGGGCCCTGTTGGGGGGCCTCATGACCGCGCCCGGAGCCCACGCCGTGGACTTTCGTGTCAAAGGCGTCTGGATCGCCATGCTCGAATACGGGGATGGCGGCAGCTTCGTCCGCAAGGACAGGGAAGGAAAAAACGTACAGGGCTGGGGCCGCTGGGGCGAGGACCGTTTCGAGGCCAAGAACCGCGTACGCCTGCAACTGGATGCCGCGGTGTCCGATGCCCTTTCCGGCAGCGTCTATTTCGAGATCGGCGGGGCCACCTGGGGCCGCGCCCGCAGCGGCGGGGCCCTGGGGGCTGACGGCCAGATCGTCAAGATCAAGCACAGCTATCTGGACTGGAACCTCCCCGGCACGGGGATCAAGGCACGCATGGGCCTGCAGCGCATCTTCCTGCCCGATTTCGTCACCGATGCCTCACAGGTCTTCGATGCCGACGTGGCCGGGATCAGCGTCGCCGCTCCGCTCACGGAACATCTGTCCCTGACGGCCTTCTGGGCGCGGGCCTTCAATGACAACTGGGCCGCCCCCGATGGCGGCCAAAGCGGCTGGCTGGACAATGCGGACTTCTTCGGCCTTTTGCTGCCGGTGACGTATGAAGATATACGCCTCACCCCCTGGGCGCTGCTGGGAACGATCGGCAAGAACGCGTTCCGCCACGGCAACGGACGGTTCTACAGCCGCAACAGCGAAGGGAGCTACGGCATCGGTCTGTCCCCGTCCGCCTATCGCTTCGATGGCCGCGAGAGTAGCCTGGCCCACGCCACGGCCTTCTGGGCGGGCCTCACCGGCGAGATCACGGCGGCCCGGCCGTTGCGTCTGGCCTGGAGCGCGGCCTGGGGCAGCGTCGCCACAGGGGATGCCGCCCTCGACCGTCACGGCTGGTATGCCTCGGCCCTGGCCGAATACGCGCTGGACTGGGGCACTCCCGGCATCTACGGCTGGTACAGCAGCGGCGATGACGGGGACCCCGCCAACGGTTCCGAGCGCATGCCCACCATCGAGGCCAACAACGAGGGCACCAACAGCGTGGCCGGCTTCGGCACCCTGGGCACCTGGACCCTGGGCCGGGACACCCTGCTGGGCTCCACACTGGTGGGCACCTGGGGCCTGGGCCTGCGCGTGTGCGATATCAGCTTTTTCGAAAACCTGAGCCACACGATCCATCTCAACTATTATCAGGGCACCAACAGCGCCGGCATGGCCCGCCACATCAAGGGGGCCGGCGGCCCTGACATCGTCCGCCCCAACGGGACGGACTTCAATACCGCCAATTACTACGGACTGTACCTGACCGACAGGGACCGGGCCATGGAAGTGGGCATCATGAGCACCTATACCCTCCACGAGAACCTGAAGTTGCTGGTGGAGGCCAATTACATCGCCCTGTGGCTGGACAACAGCCGGGATGTCTGGGGCGGCTACCACGCCGGAGGACGCCGCTACGCCGCCAACAGCACCGAGGATGCCTGGAACATGAACGTGAGCTTCATCTACAAATTCTAGCCTGCGGGCCTCAAGGCCTGTTTCCCGCAGCCGCCGTCCGTCCGGGCTTCCCGGATGCGGCGGCTGTTCTGTTCGAAAAAACAGATCTCCGCCACAGGCCACACGACCTTGCCTGAGCCAGCCCAATTCTCCGTGGACGCTCGCGCAAAGCATGTCTCAAATAAAAAAGCCCTCGCGGTCTCCCGCAAGGGCTGAAATCAGAACCACCCGCAAAGCGGGTGGTTTGCTCTGGCCCTGTAAGGGCCTGTTACCGGCTGCGCCTAAAGACGCTGGCTTTCACGCTGTTCAAGCCCAGTGCCCTTGCCGCCTTGGCTACCCCTTAAAGGGGTCTTGATATTCGCGTGATGTCAGCTTGTCTCTCATAATGTCGTGACGTTCCTGATCCTGGATATATTTTTTGATCGTTGCCTCATTAAGCCCCACCGTACTGACATAATATCCTTCGGCCCAAAATTTTCTGTTGCCAAACTTATATTTAAGGTTTGCGTGCTTATCGAATATCATCAACGAACTTTTCCCTTTCAGGTAGCCCATGAAATTTGCCACACTGATTTTAGGAGGAATGGACACCAGCATGTGGACATGATCCGGCATCAGATGCCCTTCCAGAATCTCAACCCCTTTATATTTGCAGAGGCATTGCAGAATTTCTTTTATACTTTCACGGAGCTGTGCGAAGATTATTTTTCTTCTATATTTTGGAGTAAAGACGATATGATACTTGCACAACCATTTCGTATGCGCTAGGCTATGAGCCTTGGTTCCCATAACAAAAACACCTTTCCGTTAATGTTGCGATGGGCTTGAACAACTTCATCGTAGCGGAAAGGTGTTTTTGTGTGTATAACGTATTGCCTCCACCCGCATAGCGGGTGGTTTTTTGTTTCGCGCCTGTCAGGCGCTCAACAGGCTAAAGCCCATAACGAAAAAGGCACCTGCATCACTGCAGGTGCCTTGATTCCTTGTTGGCGTCCCCAAGGGGATTTGAACCCCTGTCGACGGCGTGAAAGGCCGTTGCCCTCATATCCCTCTTTACCCGTTACACCATTTTTTGCACGATCTGCCAAAAAAGGGAGATCGTATGACCCTGAACGACGCTTTTGACCTCTATCAGCAGCTCGTCCTGTCGTCTTCTTCGAAAAGAGGAATAACAACAGAAACGGGGCGTTGGCAACACCATATTGCTCCTTTTTTGGGGAATATGCCGCTTGAGGGGGTTAAAAATGTTCAAATTATGCAATTAAGAAAGGTGCTTGAGGGAAAGTCCCTTAGCCCTCAATCTGTCTATCATTGCTTGTCCTTAGTGCGTCGTGTTCTGCGCCGAGCAGTGGAATGGGAATTATACGCTGGCCCTGTTCCTGTATTCAGAATGCCCAAATTTGATAATCGACGTCTGAGATTTCTTTCTGAGGCAGAAGCGGCTTATCTCCTTCAAAATCTTAGTTCAAGATCAGAATTATGGCACGACATAACAAAATTTGCTTTATATACAGGACTTAGAGCTGGAGAGATATATGGTCTAATGCCGTATCATGTAGATATGGCAATAAGAAGTGTTAAGATATATGATACAAAAAATACGCTCAGCCGTGTTATTCCTCTTAATGATATAGCTTTAAATATCGTAGAGAAATATTATCGATATTCAGTTCAATCATTACCACTTTTTAACCACAATGGAGAACTTCCCGCTGCCCATTACAAAGTTTTCAGATGCGCCATCAAGGCTTGCGGATTTAATCATGGGATTAAGGATAGGCGCGAGCGTGTTTGCTTTCATACACTACGGCACACTTTTGCATCATGGCTTGTGCAAAAGGGTTATCCATTAGCAATGGTTGGTACACTTCTTGGGCATAAAAACATCAAAATGACTATGCGGTATGCGCATCTTGCCCCTAGTCAAGCACATCTCGCCGTGTCCTCTTTGCCTAATTTGGAGTGATAATTTCTTAGTTATCCAAATAGGATACGCTAAACTTACCATACTTATTGTAAAATTATATTGACATTGGGCATCAATGCCGACATTCTCCCTATACTCTGTGACAAGTATGCGAAAGATTTTCGCCATGACACCGGTTTTGTTCCAACGTTTGAAGTGCTCGTGGACAGTGCTTTTTGAGCCATAACAAGTGGGAAGCATGGTCCATTGGCATCCACTACGACATTTATGAAAATCCCGGCAAGAACCGTTTGCTGTGTGATTGGTTTGTTTCCATCACGCCGTTTTGGCTTGAATGGAGCAAGGAAGGTTCGACATGTTCTCACAATTCATCAGGCACATCGCGAAAACCTGCATGTTTCGCGACGAGCTTACCCTTTTGGGGAAAATCAAAAACTATGCCGGAATCCTCCCAGCAGATTGCATTGCGTGGAGGCACTGCGATGCAATCTGCTGGGCAAACTCGCAAGGAAGAGCATTCCCAATGATATTACAAACCTTATCCATATATTGCGTGTCAAAAATATAATCTTCCGGGAATGTTTGCAGTGTGGCCGCTTCACGTACCGAAATAGTCCTGTTTTCGGTAGGATGCCCGTAGCGCCCACGACTTAAAGTGGTACAACCACCCGTTATGGTGGGGGAGACTTTGTCCCACTCCATTCTGCCGTAAACATTAGAGAAACCTCTATATTTTCCTTGATGGCAGGGAGGCCGAAGCGATTCAGGAATATTTTCCCAGCTTGTGCCGGGCGTAGCCGCCTGAAGTCGGGCAACATTTTGAGCGGATAAATCACGGACCACATGCCACTCACGTGAAGGGAGTTTGCCCAAAAGTTTTGCCTCGCTGAACGTGATAGGGGCAGGATAGTGTGAAATTGCCTCGCGCACCGTCTTCCACATAGGCAGGCCGTTGGCCCCAGTGCTAGAGTGAGTTGGCTTCGGCATGGAAATGCTGAACCCGCGTCCTGCAAGTAGCACTAGTCTTTTTCTGAATTGTGGAATACCATAATCAGCGACTTGTAAAACATTCAGAGTTATTTTGTAGCCCAAACCTTCTAATTGGCTGCACATCGGGTCAAGGAGATGCTTTCCGCGCAGAGCAAGGCCAGGAACATTTTCCATCATGACAGCTTTTGGAAGGGTTTCTTTAATGAGGCGCAGCATTTCATTGACTAAGGCATTTCGAGGATCATCGCGCTTGTATTTTGCTGTTAGGCTGGTGAATCCCTGACACGGAGGACATCCTGAAAGCAAGTCAATAGTTCCAGTTGGAGACTGAGCTAGTAAATCCTTTCCGGAAACATGACGAATATCTTGAATAAAAAGCTTTGTTCCTGGATGGTTAATTTGAAAAGTTGATGCAGCGGCAGGCTCTATTTCCACAGCAGCGGCAACGGTAAATCCTGCTTTTTTTAAGCCAACAGTCAAGCCACCTCCTCCACAAAAGAGGTCTACAGCGACTGGCTGATGTTTTTTATTTTGGGGGAAATTCATATTACATGCTCTTGAGTCGTTCTGCTTCATCAAGAAATGTTTGGTGTGTTTGTTTTGTTCGTAACAAGAATGAACTCCAATCAATAACGGTCAACAAATTCTCCTTTTTATAAGATTCATAAGCCTTTTTAGCGGAACCTTTTAACTTATCACCATCACACACTATAGTGATATGGTAGCTTGATGCAATGCTTAGAAAAAGTTCGTGCTTAGGATTTTTAAAAAAATCTTCAAGTTGGTCAAAATAATTCTGCACCCTTTCCCATTCTGTATCGTCAATGCAGTGTTTTGGCCGTTTAATTTCAATTAGCTGCAGAATTCCATCTTGGCTAAATAATACAAAGTCAGGGCGTTTTGCTGCTTCCGAGAAATCGGAGAGGTTTATTTCAGCACCTGTTTTCTCTTTGAAATACTTTTCAAACTCACGCTTTAATGTTGCCAATCCTTGATTTGCTGTAACAGGAACCCATTGAGGGTTTATCAACCATGGAGCTGATTCTATCAATTTTTGTAGCTCACTTTCAGGAGTTTCTTCCATATCTTTTAAGGCTTCAAGATTATCTATGATTTCAATTCGTTTTACAACTTGGTGTCCAAACGTTACAGTCTCAGCAAGTCTCGCTGTCTTCAAAATATCATTTATAACGCGCAATGGATTAATGTCAGTCTCAGCAGCTTCCCGAAGTTTTGCGTCAAGGTTTTGAATGGGGGCGAGAAGGATGCTTAATTGAACCATATCCTCAACAGCGTTGGGATCTTCAAACTCGTCGCCACGCATGGATTTCCCAAGCAATTTTGCCACATCGATTGCAGTATCGCGTAAGCTTTTTTGGTTTTTAGTTGGAAAAGCATCGTTAATTTTATTGACTACGTCCCCAGCCTCAAAAAATTTATTCATCATGCTTTGGCGCATGGGGTTTCGCGCAATCGAACCTACATACTGGACAATTTGTTGTCCCCAATTTTGGAACAGCATGCCAAGTTCCTGTGACCACAAGATATCTCTTCTGTCTGTCTGGATTAAATCTTCTGTTTCATCAAGCCAGTCGGCATGTAATTCACCCACAAGATAGCTACGGATAGAGTGCTCTCCTGTGAAACCAGCTTTTTTGCCAAACACCACTGTTTGAGCGGTAAATTTGCCTCGGCAATAAATACGAATTCCAGACATCAACTCATCTTTATAAGGAACCTTAGAATAGGCAACCCAACCTGTTACCGGATAAAACAATCCTTCATTGTAAAATCCAGGTAATATTTTATCATTGAAGCCTCCGTTAGGGTTGTATGTCCTATATTGTGTAGGATGTGTTGTGGCAATGGTTGGTCGCGGGCCTTCAAAACACACCTTTGAGTTGTCCATCACGTCAACGTTGAACTTGCCGACAGTGATGGATGAAGCGGGATCTCCAGGTGTTTTTGAGGTATCAATGAGTTCAATCCGCCAGTTTGATGTTTCAAGTCCAAAACGCTGCGCGAGCTGCCGTGAAAGTTCTTCAATGGAACCTATTTTCCTAAAGTCAAACTCTCGCAAAATTACTTTTGTATAGGTTTTATCGCTGAGTTTGCCGTCCATCTCACCTACTGTTGGATGGTAAATGTCTGACGTGTCGCTTATCATCACGTTTTTATCCATGATAATGTGAGCAGTCCGATATCCCGTAATGTTATTCTCAGTTATTTTTTCGCCGCCTGCGCTTAGAACTTCAACAAAACGACAAACTCCAAATGGAGCGAGCTTACCAACACCTTTGCGCCCCATAACAGCTCTTTTATATATCTTTGATTTGTCGCCGCGCTTAGGATCGGTGCGTCGTTCTTTTCCTACCACAAGATAAAAGTCTTGTAGTTCTTGAGGCGTCATACCGGAACCGTCATCCTCAACCTCAATTGTGACATCTTTGCTCTGGACGACCCCGTCATGGCGGACGGCAAGATATTGCCCCATAGGGGCCTTGATAACAACGGATTGGGCATCGGCATCATAGCTGTTTGAAATAAGCTCTGCGAGCACAGCGTATACCCGGTCGTAGAGTTTGACCCCGAGCTTATCGACCGTCATGCGGTTCATCTTCATAGAATACTGGATACTCATATGCTTCCCACCGGCAATTGTTGATGGTATTCTACGCGGTTAACTGAGCTTGTAGGATGCCGCTATTTTCCTCAAAATTCAAGTGCCAAACATAGATGACGAAAGTGTAAGTCAAGATTTTTTTACCGTATCCACGGCTTGTTTGGGGGAGGGCCCCTCGCGCGAGCAGAGGGATTTCCCTTCCTCACAAACCCCATCCTTGCCTCGGCGCGTTTTTTCAGCATTCAGCCATCTATCTCAAGGAAAGACCGAGAAAATCGCATGCGACGGATATACAGCCTGCCGCAATGAGCGAACGGACGATTTAGGCTTTTTCTACCATGTTCCCTAGTTGGCGGTATCCGCAGACAAAGGCATCTGAGAGCGATTCTGCAAGACCATTCTGTATGATTTGTCAGGTTGTACTTCGGCATAAGCTGTGGGATTGGTTTGATTCCACCACCATTTCTTTGTCGCTTGAATAGAGCAAGAAGAGGTCGACACGTTCCCACAATTCATCAGGCACATCGCGAAAGTCATCATTTTTGAGAAAGTCCAATTGGATTGTACAATAAAAAAATTCCAGAATAGCCATAATGGGCATTGTCAATCTTCTAAAAGCGTATTATTTGTTACTACATACATAAAGGAGTATCTACATGGCTCTTGAAGACAGAGATATTTTCACAGCGATTTTTGCAAAATATAGCGACCAACCCATTGAGTTCGTCATGGAGCAGTACGAAAAGGCGAAGCTGCTCAACATGGCAATCGAAAAGCGCCTTTGGGAACAGTCCAGAGTCGTAGCCTGTCCCGCCTCGGAAAGTCCGGCCCCAAAAGAGGAGAAGAAGCCTAATGAACCGCAGGATCGTGTTCCTGAAAAAAAATGCTATACGCAAAAAGACTTGAAGTGCGATCCTGCCGAAGCCATCACCGATACGAGCGTTACATGCTGCTTGTGCGGTAAGCAGTCACTGACGCTGACGGCCAGACACTTGGCTCACCACGGCATCACTGTGGAAGAGTACAAAAAGCTCTGTGGCTACTCCGAACCGCAGAAGCTCATGGCGCACAACCTCTTGGCCAAGCTGACGACCAACGCCCGGCGTGCCCAAGCAGCCCGCGCTGCCAAACGGGCAGAAGCTCAATCATAGCAGCGTCAAGCATTCAAATACGATAGCCCCGGAAGGATACGTCCTCCGGGGCTATTCGTATTTTATCGTATTCTACACTGATTTCATCTTATTTTTTTATTTGTTGCAAGAATCAGATAAAATATGATATGTTTAAGAGAAAACTAAGAAGGCAGGACAGGTAAAGTAACGTCACTTTTCAAGTGCCTACTTTACGTCCTGCCCCCTCATACGCCGGGGGAGGCTTGCTTATTCGCCTTCGGCTCAACGCTAAACGCAGGAGAACAATCATGGACGAACATCAGAGCAATGGACAGGAGATTATCGTGCAACCCACTGAAAACATTGTTGAGATCGACGGCGGAAACATGTTCACCACATCGCTGACCGTGGCGCAGGCGTTTGAGAAGGAGCATAAGGACGTGCTGCGGGCCATCTCCAACTTGGAGTGCTCTGAAGAATTTAACGAGCGCAATTTTGCGCCCGTTGAATACAAGGATGCCAAAGGCGAAATGCGGCCCGCCTACCGCATGACCCGTGACGGTTTTTCCTTCCTGGCAATGGGCTTTACGGGCAAGAAGGCGGCTGCCTGGAAAGAAAAATTCCTGGAGGCGTTCAATGCGATGGAGCAAACCCTGCTGGATCAGCAAAAAGACTCCATCATAGAGCAAGCCCAGGAACAGGAAATGCTGTCAAAAGAGGCGCAGCCTATCCCCTATTTTTTCCGGTCAAGAAAGCGGATCGGCAAAGGAGGGCGAGCGGCTCTGGAGGGTATCCTGCGTCTGGAAGCCTTGCTTCAGGGAGACAGCCTGGAACATACCGAACAGCGTCTTTGCGCCAGGATGCGCGTGAAGAGTGTGGGAGACCTTCAGG contains these protein-coding regions:
- a CDS encoding outer membrane homotrimeric porin — protein: MKKNKPYGAAAVLLAGALLGGLMTAPGAHAVDFRVKGVWIAMLEYGDGGSFVRKDREGKNVQGWGRWGEDRFEAKNRVRLQLDAAVSDALSGSVYFEIGGATWGRARSGGALGADGQIVKIKHSYLDWNLPGTGIKARMGLQRIFLPDFVTDASQVFDADVAGISVAAPLTEHLSLTAFWARAFNDNWAAPDGGQSGWLDNADFFGLLLPVTYEDIRLTPWALLGTIGKNAFRHGNGRFYSRNSEGSYGIGLSPSAYRFDGRESSLAHATAFWAGLTGEITAARPLRLAWSAAWGSVATGDAALDRHGWYASALAEYALDWGTPGIYGWYSSGDDGDPANGSERMPTIEANNEGTNSVAGFGTLGTWTLGRDTLLGSTLVGTWGLGLRVCDISFFENLSHTIHLNYYQGTNSAGMARHIKGAGGPDIVRPNGTDFNTANYYGLYLTDRDRAMEVGIMSTYTLHENLKLLVEANYIALWLDNSRDVWGGYHAGGRRYAANSTEDAWNMNVSFIYKF
- the tnpA gene encoding IS200/IS605 family transposase: MGTKAHSLAHTKWLCKYHIVFTPKYRRKIIFAQLRESIKEILQCLCKYKGVEILEGHLMPDHVHMLVSIPPKISVANFMGYLKGKSSLMIFDKHANLKYKFGNRKFWAEGYYVSTVGLNEATIKKYIQDQERHDIMRDKLTSREYQDPFKG
- a CDS encoding tyrosine-type recombinase/integrase; the protein is MTLNDAFDLYQQLVLSSSSKRGITTETGRWQHHIAPFLGNMPLEGVKNVQIMQLRKVLEGKSLSPQSVYHCLSLVRRVLRRAVEWELYAGPVPVFRMPKFDNRRLRFLSEAEAAYLLQNLSSRSELWHDITKFALYTGLRAGEIYGLMPYHVDMAIRSVKIYDTKNTLSRVIPLNDIALNIVEKYYRYSVQSLPLFNHNGELPAAHYKVFRCAIKACGFNHGIKDRRERVCFHTLRHTFASWLVQKGYPLAMVGTLLGHKNIKMTMRYAHLAPSQAHLAVSSLPNLE
- a CDS encoding DNA cytosine methyltransferase — translated: MNFPQNKKHQPVAVDLFCGGGGLTVGLKKAGFTVAAAVEIEPAAASTFQINHPGTKLFIQDIRHVSGKDLLAQSPTGTIDLLSGCPPCQGFTSLTAKYKRDDPRNALVNEMLRLIKETLPKAVMMENVPGLALRGKHLLDPMCSQLEGLGYKITLNVLQVADYGIPQFRKRLVLLAGRGFSISMPKPTHSSTGANGLPMWKTVREAISHYPAPITFSEAKLLGKLPSREWHVVRDLSAQNVARLQAATPGTSWENIPESLRPPCHQGKYRGFSNVYGRMEWDKVSPTITGGCTTLSRGRYGHPTENRTISVREAATLQTFPEDYIFDTQYMDKVCNIIGNALPCEFAQQIASQCLHAMQSAGRIPA
- a CDS encoding ATP-binding protein, which encodes MSIQYSMKMNRMTVDKLGVKLYDRVYAVLAELISNSYDADAQSVVIKAPMGQYLAVRHDGVVQSKDVTIEVEDDGSGMTPQELQDFYLVVGKERRTDPKRGDKSKIYKRAVMGRKGVGKLAPFGVCRFVEVLSAGGEKITENNITGYRTAHIIMDKNVMISDTSDIYHPTVGEMDGKLSDKTYTKVILREFDFRKIGSIEELSRQLAQRFGLETSNWRIELIDTSKTPGDPASSITVGKFNVDVMDNSKVCFEGPRPTIATTHPTQYRTYNPNGGFNDKILPGFYNEGLFYPVTGWVAYSKVPYKDELMSGIRIYCRGKFTAQTVVFGKKAGFTGEHSIRSYLVGELHADWLDETEDLIQTDRRDILWSQELGMLFQNWGQQIVQYVGSIARNPMRQSMMNKFFEAGDVVNKINDAFPTKNQKSLRDTAIDVAKLLGKSMRGDEFEDPNAVEDMVQLSILLAPIQNLDAKLREAAETDINPLRVINDILKTARLAETVTFGHQVVKRIEIIDNLEALKDMEETPESELQKLIESAPWLINPQWVPVTANQGLATLKREFEKYFKEKTGAEINLSDFSEAAKRPDFVLFSQDGILQLIEIKRPKHCIDDTEWERVQNYFDQLEDFFKNPKHELFLSIASSYHITIVCDGDKLKGSAKKAYESYKKENLLTVIDWSSFLLRTKQTHQTFLDEAERLKSM